The stretch of DNA CCGCTGCGAGCCGATCACGTCGCGCGTGGACCAGGGCCGCGAGACCTCCATCGGGCCCGTGGACATCTCGTACAGCCGGAAGGTGTCGGCGCCGTAGCGCTCGCACATCTCGTCGGGGGTCACCACGTTCTTCAGCGACTTGCCCATCTTCCCATACTCCCGGCGCACGGGCTGACCGTTCCACGTGAAACGCCCGGCTTCGTCCTCGACCACCTCCTCGGCGGGGACGTAGGCACCGCGGGCGTCGGTGTAGGCGTAGGCCTGGATGTAGCCCTGGTTGATCAGGTGCCGGAACGGCTCCTCGGAGCTGACGTGGCCCAGGTCGTGCAGCACCTTGTGCCAGAACCGGGCGTACAGCAGGTGCAGCACGGCGTGCTCCATCCCGCCGACGTACAGGTCGACGCCGCCGACGTCGTTCGGGCGTGACGGGTCCTTGCCCAGCCAGTAGCGCTCGACGTCGGGGTGGACGATCTGCTCGCGGTTGGCCGGGTCCAGGTAGCGCAGGTGGTACCAGCTGGAGCCGGCCCACTGCGGCATCGTGTTCGTCTCGCGCCGGTACCGCTTCGGCCCGTCGCCCAGGTCCAGCTCCACCTCGACCCAGTCGTTCACCCGCGACAGCGGCGGCTCCGGTTCGGTGTCGGCCGCATCGGCGTCGTAGGTCTTCGGGGAGTAGTCGGCCACCTCGGGCAGCTCCACCGGCAGGTGGTCGTCCGGCAGCGCGACCGGCAGCCCGTCCTCGTCGAACACGATCGGGAACGGCTCGCCCCAGTACCGCTGCCGGGAGAACAGCCAGTCGCGCAGCTTGTACTGGACCACGGCCTCGCCGGCGCCCTTGCCCGCCAGCCAGTCGGTGATCAGCTTCTTCGCGTCGGCCACGGCCAGCCCGTTCAGGCTGACCTCCGCGTTCGCCGAGTTGATCGCCGGGCCGTCACCGACGTACGCCTCGCCGTCCCAGCCCTCCGGCGGGGCGACCGTGCGCACGACCGGCAGCCCGAACACGGTGGCGAAGTCCCAGTCGCGCTGGTCCTGACCGGGGACGGCCATGATCGCGCCGGTGCCGTAGCCCATCAGCACGTAGTCGGCGACGAACACCGGGATGCGTTCGCCGTTGACCGGGTTGGTGGCGTGGACGCCGGTGAAGACGCCGGTCTTGTCGCGGGCCTCCTGGCGGTCCAGCTCGGACTTCCGCGCCGCTGCCGCCCGGTACGCGGCCACCGCCTCGCGGGGGGTGGCCGCACCGCCCGTCCAACGCGGGTCGACGCCGTCGGGCCACTCCGCGGGGGTGATCGCGTCGACCAGCGGGTGCTCGGGCGCCAGCACCATGTAGGTGGCGCCGAACAGCGTGTCGGGGCGCGTGGTGAACACCTCGATCGCCGCCTGCCCGCCGTCGACGGGGAACCGGACCTGGGCGCCCTCGGACCGGCCGATCCAGTTGCGCTGCATCGTCTTGACCGCGTCGGACCAGTCCAGCCGGTCCAGGTCGTCGATCAGGCGGTCGGCGTACGCGGTGATCCGCAGCATCCACTGCTTCAGGTTGCGGCGGAACACGGGGAAGTTGCCCCGCTCGCTGCGCCCGTCGGCGGTGACCTCCTCGTTGGCCAGCACGGTGCCCAGGCCGGGGCACCAGTTGACCGGCGCCTCGGACACATAGGCCAGGCGGAACGAGTCGACGACCCCGCGCTGCTCGACGCGGGTCAGCTCGGCCCACGGCCGCCCGTCGGGCGTTGCCCTCGTGCCGGCGGCGAACTCAGCCTCCAGCTCGGCGATCGGGCGCGCCTTCCGCTGCTCCTGGTCGTACCAGGAGTTGAAGATCTGCAGGAAGATCCACTGCGTCCAGCGGTAGAACTCGACGTCGGTGGTGGCGAACGAGCGCTGCTCGTCGTGCGCCAGGCCCAGCCTGCGCAGCTGCGCCTTGTACCGCTCGATGTTGTCCTCTGTGGTCTTGCGCGGGTGCGTGCCGGTCTGCACCGCGTACTGCTCGGCCGGCAGGCCGAACGCGTCGAACCCCATCGCGTGCAGCACCGTGCGCCCGGTCATCCGCAGGTAGCGGCCCAGCACGTCGGTGCCGATGAAGCCCAGCGGGTGCCCGACGTGCAGCCCTGAGCCGGACGGGTACGGGAACATGTCCATCAGGTAGAACTTCGCGCCACCCAGCGCCTCCGGCTCCGCCCACGGGCCCGCGGGGTTGGGCACGTGGAAGGTGGCCTCGTTCTCCCACCGGTCCTGCCAGCGGCGCTCGATCTGCTCGGCCAGCGCGGCGCCGTACCGGAACGGCGGGGTGCCCTCGTTGCCGGGCGCCTCGGCGCCCTCCGGCGCGGCTGCGGTCGTGTCCGTGCTCATGTCCCGCTCCTGGGAAGTCCGTTGGTGGCCCGAAAACCAGAAGACCCCCCTGCCACCAGGCAGAAGGGGTCGGCCGCGCCGGTGCATGCCGGGGGCACGCTCAGTGCGGCGCGGCCTCGAGAAGAAGTCGGCGGGCCACGCCACCAGGGTAGCGCCGCTGGTCCCGCCGGTGCGATCGGGTACGGCGCGGGTGGGCCGGAGCGGAGCGGACGGGATGGGGCACCACGTAATCTGGTCGCCGTGCCGATCCCCGTCCGCCTCGCCCTGGGTGTCCTGCTCGTCGTGCTCGGTGCCGCGCTCCTCACGATCGCGGTCCTCGGACTGCGACGAAAGCTGCGCCGCAACCGGTGGGCCGGGGTGCGGACGGCCGCGAGCCTGCGCTCGGACGCCGCGTTCGCGGTGGCCAACCAGGTGGCGGCGGCCCCGCTCGGCGCGGCGGGCGCCGTGGCCGTCGTCGGTGGCGGCGCGCTGCTGGCGGGAGCGACCGGCGTGCTCGGCTGGACCCTGGTGGTCGTGAGCACGATCGCCGTCTTCGTCCTCACCGGGGTCGGGGGAGTGGCCGGGGATCGCGCGGCGAATGCCGTGCCTGCGCCGGACCCCGGACCCTCGGCGTGCGGCGGGGCGTGCGCCGGCTGCGACCTCGTCGCGGGCTGCCGCACCGCGACGGCCGGCGTCCAGCAGTCGTCCTAGGCGGCAACCCACCGCGATCGACCCGCTAGTTGTTCCTGAGATCCAGCGGATAGGTCGCGAGCAGGGCCAGCGGCATGCCCTGCCGGCGCAGCACGTGGCCCCACAGGTGGCCGTCGTGCCGGGCCAGCACGTCGTCGGGGATGGCCGGCACGACGATCCAGTCGCCGCGTTCGATCTCGCCCGCGAGCTGCCCGGCGTCCCAGCCCGAGTAGCCGGCGAACACGCGCAGCCCGCGCAGCCTCGGCGCGATCTCGGCCGGGTCGGAGTCGAGGTCGACGAGCGCGACGGGGCCCCGCACGGCGATCAGCCCGTCGACCGCGCTCGGGTCCTGGCCGGTGCGCACCGCGGCGAGGCAGAGCGCCGTCTCGCTCTCCACCGGCCCGCCGACGAACACCGCGGGCGGCTGCGACGAGAGCGGCGCCCACGACGGGAGGACGTCGCGCACGGTGACCTCGCTCGGCCGGTTGAGGACGACCCCGAGCGTGCCCCGGGGCCGGTGCTCGATGACGTAGATCACAGTTCGCCGGAAGTGGGGGTCGAGCAGCCCGGGAGCCGCCACCAGCAATGTGCCTGGCGCCACCTCCGAACCGGGAGCCGAACCAGAACGGGAGTGCTCGTCCACCACATGTCCATCGTCGCACCCCGCTCCGGGCAGTAGCCTCCAGCCGTGCCGACATCTGGCTCCGGGCAGCCGTCCGCCGCCACCGACGCCCCGGGCGAGCCGCCGAACGTACGACTCGGCCTCGCGCGGCTGCTGCGCACCCGGGGCTTCCGCCGGTTGCTGGCCGTGCGTTTCGCCACGCAGTGGGGCGACGGCATGTTCCAGGCCGCGCTCGGCGGGGCCTTGTTGTTCAACCCGGAGCGGCAGGCCGACCCGCTCGCGGTTGCCGCCGGGCTGGCCGTGCTGCTGCTGCCGTACTCGCTGATCGGGCCGTTCGCGGGCGCGCTCATCGACCGGTGGGACCGCAGGCGCGTCCTGCTGGGCGCCAGCCTCGTGCGCGCGGCGCTCGTGGTGGTCGTCGCCGCCGTGGTGCTGTCCGGCGCTTCCGGCGTGGCGCTCTACCTGCCTGCCCTGGCTGCGGCCGGGGTGAACCGGTTCGTGCTCGCCGCCCTGTCGGTCGCGCTGCCGCACGTCGTCCCGCGCCAGCACCTCATCGAGGCCAACACCCTCGCCGTGACCGCAGGCGCTGCGACGGCCGCCATCGGCGGGGCGACGGCGATCGGGCTGCGCGAGCTCGTGGGCACGGGCGACGCGGGCTCGGGCGCGGTGACCCTCGTGGGGATCGCGGGCTCGCTGACCGCGGCGGTGCTCGCCGCCGGGTTCCGACGGGGGGCGCTCGGACCCGACCGCACCGACCACCGCCGGTCGACGGTCAGCAGCGTGCTGCACGGATTCGCCGACGGGGCGCGCGCGACGATCGCCACCCCGTCGGTGGCGGCGTCGTTCCTGGCGCTCGGGACGCACCGGCTCGCCTTCGGCGTCTCGACGCTGCTGTCGTTGCTGCTGTTCCGGTACGCGTTCACCGACGCGGGCCCGCTGCGTGCCGGCATGGCAGGCCTCGGCGAGGCGGTCGTGCTCGCCGCGGCCGGGCTGGGCACGGCGGCGCTGCTCGCCCCGTGGATGGTGCACCGGTGGGGCCGGCCGCGCACGGTTCGGGTGTCGCTCGTGGTCGCCACGTTCACACAGCTCGCCCTCGCGGCGCTGCTCTCGCTGCCCGTCGTGATGGTGGCGGCGTTCGTCCTCGCGCTCACCGGCCAGATCGTGAAGCTCAGCGTCGACGCCGCCGTGCAGGGCGAGGTGGGCGACGAGGTGCTCGGTCGCGTGTTCGCCCTCTACGACATCGTGTTCAACGTCGGCTACGTGCTGGCGGTGGCCACCGCCGCGCTGCTCAGCCCGCCGGACGGGACCGCCCCGTGGCTGTTCGCCGCGGCCGCCCTGCTGTACGTGCTCGGCCTCGTCGGCCACGACCTGCAGCTGCGGCGCGCCCGCCGGCTCGCCGTCAGCTGAGGTTGTCCGCCGCCCACGCGCGCAGCTCGGCCTCCGCCTCCTCGTGGGTGAGGGGGCCGCGCTCCATGCGCAGGGCGAGCAGGTGCTTGTAGGCCTTGCCGACCTGCGGACCCGGGGGGATGCCGAGCAACCGCATGATCTCGTTGCCGTCCAGGTCGGGACGGATCGACTCGAGCGCCTCCTGCTCGCGCAGCCGGGCGATCCGCTCCTCGAGGGAGTCGTAGCTGCGCTGCAGCGCGGCGGCCCGGCGGCGGTTGCGGGTGGTGCAGTCGGAGCGCACGAGCTTGTGCAGCCGGTCGAGGAGCGGGCCTGCGTCGGTGACGTAGCGGCGGACGGCCGAGTCGGTCCACTCGCCGCCCGAGTAACCGTGGAAGCGCAGGTGCAGGAACACCAGCTGGGCGACCTCGTCCACGATCGCCTTCGAGTACTTCAGCTCCCGCAGCCGCCTCCGCACCATCTTCGCCCCGACCACCTCGTGGTGGTGGAAGCTGACGCGACCGTCCGGCTCCTTGCGGCGGGTGTCCGGCTTGCCGATGTCGTGCAGCAGCGCGGCGAGGCGGAGCACGAGGTCGGGACCGTCGGTCTCCCGCTCGATCGCCTGCTCCATGACGACGAGCGAGTGGGTGTAGACGTCCTTGTGCTGCATGTGCTCGTCGATCGCGAGCCGCATGGCGGGGACCTCGGGGAGCACCTGGTCGCAGAGCCCGGTGTCGACCATCAGCTCGATGGCGCGCCGCGGGTGGGTGCCGATGATCAGCTTGTTGAGCTCGGCCTGCACGCGCTCGCGGCTGATGCGGGCCAGCTCACCCGCCATGTTCGTCATCGCGACGAGAACTCGTTCGGCGGGCGTGAGGCCGAGCTGGGAGACGAACCGGGCGGCCCGCAGCATCCGCAGCGGGTCGTCGGCGAACGACTCCTCGGGCGCTGCCGGCGTGTCGAGGGTGCCGGCGGCGAGCGCGGCGAGGCCGCCGTACGGGTCGACGAACCGCCGCTCGGGGCCGGTGAGCTCAACAGCCATCGCGTTGACCGTGAAGTCCCGCCGGACGAGGTCGTCCTCGATCGTGTCACCGAAACGCACCACCGGGTTGCGGGAGACCCGGTCGTAGGCGTCGGCGCGGAAGGTCGTGATCTCCACGGTGGTGCCGCGCCTGCGCGCGCCGACCGTGCCGAAGGCGATGCCCGCGTCCCAGATCGCGTCGGTCCAGCCGTCGACGACGGCGAGGATCTCCTCGGGCCGGGCGTCGGTGGTGAAGTCCAGGTCGGAGACCTCGCGGCCGAGCAGCGCGTCGCGGACGCTGCCACCGACCAGGTAGAGCCGGTGGCCGGCGTCGGCGAACCGGACGGCGAGCTCCTCGGCGACCGGGCCGATCGTGACCATCTGCACCACCGCATTCTCCTGGGCTCGCAGAAGATCGGGGGGCGCGGCGCCGGAGGCCGTGGCGGGTGCGGACACGGCGCGCCAGTCTATGCGTCGCCCGTTCGGGGGGCGACGAGGATGGG from Pseudonocardia cypriaca encodes:
- the leuS gene encoding leucine--tRNA ligase — its product is MSTDTTAAAPEGAEAPGNEGTPPFRYGAALAEQIERRWQDRWENEATFHVPNPAGPWAEPEALGGAKFYLMDMFPYPSGSGLHVGHPLGFIGTDVLGRYLRMTGRTVLHAMGFDAFGLPAEQYAVQTGTHPRKTTEDNIERYKAQLRRLGLAHDEQRSFATTDVEFYRWTQWIFLQIFNSWYDQEQRKARPIAELEAEFAAGTRATPDGRPWAELTRVEQRGVVDSFRLAYVSEAPVNWCPGLGTVLANEEVTADGRSERGNFPVFRRNLKQWMLRITAYADRLIDDLDRLDWSDAVKTMQRNWIGRSEGAQVRFPVDGGQAAIEVFTTRPDTLFGATYMVLAPEHPLVDAITPAEWPDGVDPRWTGGAATPREAVAAYRAAAARKSELDRQEARDKTGVFTGVHATNPVNGERIPVFVADYVLMGYGTGAIMAVPGQDQRDWDFATVFGLPVVRTVAPPEGWDGEAYVGDGPAINSANAEVSLNGLAVADAKKLITDWLAGKGAGEAVVQYKLRDWLFSRQRYWGEPFPIVFDEDGLPVALPDDHLPVELPEVADYSPKTYDADAADTEPEPPLSRVNDWVEVELDLGDGPKRYRRETNTMPQWAGSSWYHLRYLDPANREQIVHPDVERYWLGKDPSRPNDVGGVDLYVGGMEHAVLHLLYARFWHKVLHDLGHVSSEEPFRHLINQGYIQAYAYTDARGAYVPAEEVVEDEAGRFTWNGQPVRREYGKMGKSLKNVVTPDEMCERYGADTFRLYEMSTGPMEVSRPWSTRDVIGSQRFLQRVWRNLVDEQTGEVRVTDAEPDTETLRVLHRAIAGVHGDYVALRYNTAAAKLIELNNHLTKAYGTTGVPRSVAEPLVLMMAPLTPHVAEELWSLLGHEQSLAHGPFPVADEQYLVADTVEYPIQINGKVRSRITVPADATPDQVEAAALGEEKVVAALTGRAPRKVIVVPGRLVNVVV
- a CDS encoding SdpI family protein; amino-acid sequence: MPIPVRLALGVLLVVLGAALLTIAVLGLRRKLRRNRWAGVRTAASLRSDAAFAVANQVAAAPLGAAGAVAVVGGGALLAGATGVLGWTLVVVSTIAVFVLTGVGGVAGDRAANAVPAPDPGPSACGGACAGCDLVAGCRTATAGVQQSS
- a CDS encoding YqgE/AlgH family protein, which produces MAPGTLLVAAPGLLDPHFRRTVIYVIEHRPRGTLGVVLNRPSEVTVRDVLPSWAPLSSQPPAVFVGGPVESETALCLAAVRTGQDPSAVDGLIAVRGPVALVDLDSDPAEIAPRLRGLRVFAGYSGWDAGQLAGEIERGDWIVVPAIPDDVLARHDGHLWGHVLRRQGMPLALLATYPLDLRNN
- a CDS encoding MFS transporter — protein: MPTSGSGQPSAATDAPGEPPNVRLGLARLLRTRGFRRLLAVRFATQWGDGMFQAALGGALLFNPERQADPLAVAAGLAVLLLPYSLIGPFAGALIDRWDRRRVLLGASLVRAALVVVVAAVVLSGASGVALYLPALAAAGVNRFVLAALSVALPHVVPRQHLIEANTLAVTAGAATAAIGGATAIGLRELVGTGDAGSGAVTLVGIAGSLTAAVLAAGFRRGALGPDRTDHRRSTVSSVLHGFADGARATIATPSVAASFLALGTHRLAFGVSTLLSLLLFRYAFTDAGPLRAGMAGLGEAVVLAAAGLGTAALLAPWMVHRWGRPRTVRVSLVVATFTQLALAALLSLPVVMVAAFVLALTGQIVKLSVDAAVQGEVGDEVLGRVFALYDIVFNVGYVLAVATAALLSPPDGTAPWLFAAAALLYVLGLVGHDLQLRRARRLAVS
- a CDS encoding CCA tRNA nucleotidyltransferase, encoding MSAPATASGAAPPDLLRAQENAVVQMVTIGPVAEELAVRFADAGHRLYLVGGSVRDALLGREVSDLDFTTDARPEEILAVVDGWTDAIWDAGIAFGTVGARRRGTTVEITTFRADAYDRVSRNPVVRFGDTIEDDLVRRDFTVNAMAVELTGPERRFVDPYGGLAALAAGTLDTPAAPEESFADDPLRMLRAARFVSQLGLTPAERVLVAMTNMAGELARISRERVQAELNKLIIGTHPRRAIELMVDTGLCDQVLPEVPAMRLAIDEHMQHKDVYTHSLVVMEQAIERETDGPDLVLRLAALLHDIGKPDTRRKEPDGRVSFHHHEVVGAKMVRRRLRELKYSKAIVDEVAQLVFLHLRFHGYSGGEWTDSAVRRYVTDAGPLLDRLHKLVRSDCTTRNRRRAAALQRSYDSLEERIARLREQEALESIRPDLDGNEIMRLLGIPPGPQVGKAYKHLLALRMERGPLTHEEAEAELRAWAADNLS